One Rosa chinensis cultivar Old Blush chromosome 3, RchiOBHm-V2, whole genome shotgun sequence DNA window includes the following coding sequences:
- the LOC112191348 gene encoding prolycopene isomerase, chloroplastic isoform X2 encodes MHFPHLLSFTSTPAMHLSQFPSHHSQSSGHVQSPHLGKTRPRSQQPPISTLGCYNVKDYLQTQTPKRKLNQGSGLRYSNSKNRSFAVRSSSTLSVDKVLESDGKAGGKSKYDAIVIGSGIGGLVAATQLAVKGAKVLVLEKYVIPGGSSGYYERDGYTFDVGSSVMFGFSDKGNLNLITQALAAVGCEMQVIPDPTTVHYHLPDNLSVRVHREYSEFISELTAKFPHEKNGILKFFGECWKVFNALNSLELKSLEEPIYLFGQFFQKPLECLTLAYYLPQNAGDIARRYIQDPQLLSFIDAECFIVSTVKALQTPMINASMVMCDRHYGGINYPVGGVGGIAKSLAKGLVQLGSEILYKANVTGIILDQGRAVGVRLSDKREFFAKTIISNATRWDTFGKLLKEEDLPKEEENFQKLYVKAPSFLSIHMGVKYDVLPPDTDCHHFVLEDDWARLEEPYGSIFLSIPTILDPSLCPEGRHILHIFTTSSIEDWEGLSRKDYEAKKERVADEIISRLEKKLFPGLMSSIVFKEVGTPKTHRRYLAREQGTYGPLPRRTPKGLLGMPFNTTAIDGLYCVGDSCFPGQGVIAVSFSGVMCAHRVAADIVSVSSSKEQGTFGFGGVPFVEDHIALTHISLIPHFTIWVLRRSLQYWMLPFLDYLGGLGH; translated from the exons ATGCACTTTCCCCACTTGCTAAGCTTCACTTCCACACCTGCCATGCACCTTTCTCAGTTTCCCAGTCACCACAGCCAGTCATCTGGCCATGTTCAGAGTCCCCACTTGGGTAAAACCAGACCCAGAAGTCAACAACCTCCGATTTCCACTTTAGGATGTTACAATGTTAAAGACTACTTGCAGACTCAAACACCCAAAAGGAAATTGAATCAAGGAAGTGGGTTGAGATATTCGAATTCGAAAAATAGGAGCTTTGCAGTGAGGTCCAGTTCAACATTGAGCGTAGATAAAGTGTTGGAGAGTGATGGAAAGGCAGGTGGGAAGAGTAAATATGATGCTATTGTTATAGGGTCAGGGATTGGAGGGTTGGTTGCAGCTACACAGTTGGCTGTGAAGGGTGccaaggttttggttttggagaagTATGTGATTCCTGGTGGGAGTTCTGGGTACTATGAGAGGGATGGTTATACTTTCGATGTTGGGTCTTCTGTCATGTTCGGTTTCAGCGATAAG GGCAATCTAAACTTGATAACACAAGCATTGGCAGCAGTGGGTTGTGAGATGCAGGTGATACCTGATCCAACTACTGTCCATTATCATCTACCGGATAATCTTTCTGTTCGAGTACACAGAGAATACAGTGAATTTATTTCAGAACTTACTGCTAAATTTCCCCATGAAAAGAATGggatcctaaaattcttcggtGAATGTTGGAAG GTTTTCAATGCCTTGAACTCTTTGGAACTGAAGTCACTTGAAGAGCCTATCTATCTTTTTGGACAGTTCTTTCAGAAGCCTCTTGAATGCTTGACACTAG CCTATTATTTGCCTCAAAATGCTGGGGACATAGCTCGTAGGTACATTCAGGATCCCCAACTGTTGTCTTTCATTGATGCGGAG TGTTTTATTGTGAGCACGGTCAAGGCTTTGCAGACACCGATGATCAATGCGAGCATG GTGATGTGTGACAGGCATTATGGTGGAATTAACTACCCTGTTGGTGGCGTTGGGGGAATTGCAAAGTCCTTGGCGAAAGGTCTGGTGCAGCTGGGCAGTGAGATACTTTACAAGGCCAATGTTACTGGCATCATACTTGATCAGGGTAGAGCT GTTGGAGTAAGGCTTTCAGACAAGAGGGAATTTTTTGCCAAAACCATAATATCAAATGCTACAAGATGGGATACCTTTG GAAAGCTGTTAAAAGAAGAAGACCTtccaaaagaagaggaaaacttTCAGAAACTTTATGTTAAGGcaccatcttttctttccatacaCATGGGGGTGAAATATGATGTTCTGCCACCAGATACAgattgccaccattttgtgctTGAG GATGATTGGGCAAGGTTAGAGGAGCCATACGGAAGTATATTTTTAAGCATTCCAACTATTCTTGATCCATCGTTATGCCCAGAAGGGCGGCATATTCTTCACATATTTACAACCTCTTCCATTGAGGACTGGGAG GGACTCTCTCGAAAGGACTATGAAGCAAAGAAGGAGCGTGTGGCAGATGAAATCATTAGCAGATTAGAGAAAAAACTATTTCCAGGGCTCATGTCATCTATCGTTTTTAAGGAG GTGGGAACGCCAAAGACACACAGGCGGTACCTGGCTCGTGAACAGGGTACTTATGGACCATTACCACGCAGAACTCCTAAGGGCTTATTGGGAATGCCATTCAACACAACA GCCATAGATGGTCTTTACTGTGTTGGTGATAGCTGCTTTCCGGGACAAGGTGTTATAGCTGTATCCTTCTCAGGAGTAATGTGTGCTCATCGTGTAGCTGCTGATATAG
- the LOC112191348 gene encoding prolycopene isomerase, chloroplastic isoform X1: MHFPHLLSFTSTPAMHLSQFPSHHSQSSGHVQSPHLGKTRPRSQQPPISTLGCYNVKDYLQTQTPKRKLNQGSGLRYSNSKNRSFAVRSSSTLSVDKVLESDGKAGGKSKYDAIVIGSGIGGLVAATQLAVKGAKVLVLEKYVIPGGSSGYYERDGYTFDVGSSVMFGFSDKGNLNLITQALAAVGCEMQVIPDPTTVHYHLPDNLSVRVHREYSEFISELTAKFPHEKNGILKFFGECWKVFNALNSLELKSLEEPIYLFGQFFQKPLECLTLAYYLPQNAGDIARRYIQDPQLLSFIDAECFIVSTVKALQTPMINASMVMCDRHYGGINYPVGGVGGIAKSLAKGLVQLGSEILYKANVTGIILDQGRAVGVRLSDKREFFAKTIISNATRWDTFGKLLKEEDLPKEEENFQKLYVKAPSFLSIHMGVKYDVLPPDTDCHHFVLEDDWARLEEPYGSIFLSIPTILDPSLCPEGRHILHIFTTSSIEDWEGLSRKDYEAKKERVADEIISRLEKKLFPGLMSSIVFKEFLQSCQVGTPKTHRRYLAREQGTYGPLPRRTPKGLLGMPFNTTAIDGLYCVGDSCFPGQGVIAVSFSGVMCAHRVAADIVSVSSSKEQGTFGFGGVPFVEDHIALTHISLIPHFTIWVLRRSLQYWMLPFLDYLGGLGH; encoded by the exons ATGCACTTTCCCCACTTGCTAAGCTTCACTTCCACACCTGCCATGCACCTTTCTCAGTTTCCCAGTCACCACAGCCAGTCATCTGGCCATGTTCAGAGTCCCCACTTGGGTAAAACCAGACCCAGAAGTCAACAACCTCCGATTTCCACTTTAGGATGTTACAATGTTAAAGACTACTTGCAGACTCAAACACCCAAAAGGAAATTGAATCAAGGAAGTGGGTTGAGATATTCGAATTCGAAAAATAGGAGCTTTGCAGTGAGGTCCAGTTCAACATTGAGCGTAGATAAAGTGTTGGAGAGTGATGGAAAGGCAGGTGGGAAGAGTAAATATGATGCTATTGTTATAGGGTCAGGGATTGGAGGGTTGGTTGCAGCTACACAGTTGGCTGTGAAGGGTGccaaggttttggttttggagaagTATGTGATTCCTGGTGGGAGTTCTGGGTACTATGAGAGGGATGGTTATACTTTCGATGTTGGGTCTTCTGTCATGTTCGGTTTCAGCGATAAG GGCAATCTAAACTTGATAACACAAGCATTGGCAGCAGTGGGTTGTGAGATGCAGGTGATACCTGATCCAACTACTGTCCATTATCATCTACCGGATAATCTTTCTGTTCGAGTACACAGAGAATACAGTGAATTTATTTCAGAACTTACTGCTAAATTTCCCCATGAAAAGAATGggatcctaaaattcttcggtGAATGTTGGAAG GTTTTCAATGCCTTGAACTCTTTGGAACTGAAGTCACTTGAAGAGCCTATCTATCTTTTTGGACAGTTCTTTCAGAAGCCTCTTGAATGCTTGACACTAG CCTATTATTTGCCTCAAAATGCTGGGGACATAGCTCGTAGGTACATTCAGGATCCCCAACTGTTGTCTTTCATTGATGCGGAG TGTTTTATTGTGAGCACGGTCAAGGCTTTGCAGACACCGATGATCAATGCGAGCATG GTGATGTGTGACAGGCATTATGGTGGAATTAACTACCCTGTTGGTGGCGTTGGGGGAATTGCAAAGTCCTTGGCGAAAGGTCTGGTGCAGCTGGGCAGTGAGATACTTTACAAGGCCAATGTTACTGGCATCATACTTGATCAGGGTAGAGCT GTTGGAGTAAGGCTTTCAGACAAGAGGGAATTTTTTGCCAAAACCATAATATCAAATGCTACAAGATGGGATACCTTTG GAAAGCTGTTAAAAGAAGAAGACCTtccaaaagaagaggaaaacttTCAGAAACTTTATGTTAAGGcaccatcttttctttccatacaCATGGGGGTGAAATATGATGTTCTGCCACCAGATACAgattgccaccattttgtgctTGAG GATGATTGGGCAAGGTTAGAGGAGCCATACGGAAGTATATTTTTAAGCATTCCAACTATTCTTGATCCATCGTTATGCCCAGAAGGGCGGCATATTCTTCACATATTTACAACCTCTTCCATTGAGGACTGGGAG GGACTCTCTCGAAAGGACTATGAAGCAAAGAAGGAGCGTGTGGCAGATGAAATCATTAGCAGATTAGAGAAAAAACTATTTCCAGGGCTCATGTCATCTATCGTTTTTAAGGAG TTTCTCCAATCATGTCAGGTGGGAACGCCAAAGACACACAGGCGGTACCTGGCTCGTGAACAGGGTACTTATGGACCATTACCACGCAGAACTCCTAAGGGCTTATTGGGAATGCCATTCAACACAACA GCCATAGATGGTCTTTACTGTGTTGGTGATAGCTGCTTTCCGGGACAAGGTGTTATAGCTGTATCCTTCTCAGGAGTAATGTGTGCTCATCGTGTAGCTGCTGATATAG
- the LOC112191348 gene encoding prolycopene isomerase, chloroplastic isoform X3, with translation MHFPHLLSFTSTPAMHLSQFPSHHSQSSGHVQSPHLGKTRPRSQQPPISTLGCYNVKDYLQTQTPKRKLNQGSGLRYSNSKNRSFAVRSSSTLSVDKVLESDGKAGGKSKYDAIVIGSGIGGLVAATQLAVKGAKVLVLEKYVIPGGSSGYYERDGYTFDVGSSVMFGFSDKGNLNLITQALAAVGCEMQVIPDPTTVHYHLPDNLSVRVHREYSEFISELTAKFPHEKNGILKFFGECWKVFNALNSLELKSLEEPIYLFGQFFQKPLECLTLAYYLPQNAGDIARRYIQDPQLLSFIDAECFIVSTVKALQTPMINASMVMCDRHYGGINYPVGGVGGIAKSLAKGLVQLGSEILYKANVTGIILDQGRAVGVRLSDKREFFAKTIISNATRWDTFGKLLKEEDLPKEEENFQKLYVKAPSFLSIHMGVKYDVLPPDTDCHHFVLEDDWARLEEPYGSIFLSIPTILDPSLCPEGRHILHIFTTSSIEDWEGLSRKDYEAKKERVADEIISRLEKKLFPGLMSSIVFKEFLQSCQVGTPKTHRRYLAREQGTYGPLPRRTPKGLLGMPFNTTAIDGLYCVGDSCFPGQGVIAVSFSGVMCAHRVAADIGLEKKSPVLDAALLGLLGWFRTLA, from the exons ATGCACTTTCCCCACTTGCTAAGCTTCACTTCCACACCTGCCATGCACCTTTCTCAGTTTCCCAGTCACCACAGCCAGTCATCTGGCCATGTTCAGAGTCCCCACTTGGGTAAAACCAGACCCAGAAGTCAACAACCTCCGATTTCCACTTTAGGATGTTACAATGTTAAAGACTACTTGCAGACTCAAACACCCAAAAGGAAATTGAATCAAGGAAGTGGGTTGAGATATTCGAATTCGAAAAATAGGAGCTTTGCAGTGAGGTCCAGTTCAACATTGAGCGTAGATAAAGTGTTGGAGAGTGATGGAAAGGCAGGTGGGAAGAGTAAATATGATGCTATTGTTATAGGGTCAGGGATTGGAGGGTTGGTTGCAGCTACACAGTTGGCTGTGAAGGGTGccaaggttttggttttggagaagTATGTGATTCCTGGTGGGAGTTCTGGGTACTATGAGAGGGATGGTTATACTTTCGATGTTGGGTCTTCTGTCATGTTCGGTTTCAGCGATAAG GGCAATCTAAACTTGATAACACAAGCATTGGCAGCAGTGGGTTGTGAGATGCAGGTGATACCTGATCCAACTACTGTCCATTATCATCTACCGGATAATCTTTCTGTTCGAGTACACAGAGAATACAGTGAATTTATTTCAGAACTTACTGCTAAATTTCCCCATGAAAAGAATGggatcctaaaattcttcggtGAATGTTGGAAG GTTTTCAATGCCTTGAACTCTTTGGAACTGAAGTCACTTGAAGAGCCTATCTATCTTTTTGGACAGTTCTTTCAGAAGCCTCTTGAATGCTTGACACTAG CCTATTATTTGCCTCAAAATGCTGGGGACATAGCTCGTAGGTACATTCAGGATCCCCAACTGTTGTCTTTCATTGATGCGGAG TGTTTTATTGTGAGCACGGTCAAGGCTTTGCAGACACCGATGATCAATGCGAGCATG GTGATGTGTGACAGGCATTATGGTGGAATTAACTACCCTGTTGGTGGCGTTGGGGGAATTGCAAAGTCCTTGGCGAAAGGTCTGGTGCAGCTGGGCAGTGAGATACTTTACAAGGCCAATGTTACTGGCATCATACTTGATCAGGGTAGAGCT GTTGGAGTAAGGCTTTCAGACAAGAGGGAATTTTTTGCCAAAACCATAATATCAAATGCTACAAGATGGGATACCTTTG GAAAGCTGTTAAAAGAAGAAGACCTtccaaaagaagaggaaaacttTCAGAAACTTTATGTTAAGGcaccatcttttctttccatacaCATGGGGGTGAAATATGATGTTCTGCCACCAGATACAgattgccaccattttgtgctTGAG GATGATTGGGCAAGGTTAGAGGAGCCATACGGAAGTATATTTTTAAGCATTCCAACTATTCTTGATCCATCGTTATGCCCAGAAGGGCGGCATATTCTTCACATATTTACAACCTCTTCCATTGAGGACTGGGAG GGACTCTCTCGAAAGGACTATGAAGCAAAGAAGGAGCGTGTGGCAGATGAAATCATTAGCAGATTAGAGAAAAAACTATTTCCAGGGCTCATGTCATCTATCGTTTTTAAGGAG TTTCTCCAATCATGTCAGGTGGGAACGCCAAAGACACACAGGCGGTACCTGGCTCGTGAACAGGGTACTTATGGACCATTACCACGCAGAACTCCTAAGGGCTTATTGGGAATGCCATTCAACACAACA GCCATAGATGGTCTTTACTGTGTTGGTGATAGCTGCTTTCCGGGACAAGGTGTTATAGCTGTATCCTTCTCAGGAGTAATGTGTGCTCATCGTGTAGCTGCTGATATAG
- the LOC112191348 gene encoding prolycopene isomerase, chloroplastic isoform X4, with the protein MHFPHLLSFTSTPAMHLSQFPSHHSQSSGHVQSPHLGKTRPRSQQPPISTLGCYNVKDYLQTQTPKRKLNQGSGLRYSNSKNRSFAVRSSSTLSVDKVLESDGKAGGKSKYDAIVIGSGIGGLVAATQLAVKGAKVLVLEKYVIPGGSSGYYERDGYTFDVGSSVMFGFSDKGNLNLITQALAAVGCEMQVIPDPTTVHYHLPDNLSVRVHREYSEFISELTAKFPHEKNGILKFFGECWKVFNALNSLELKSLEEPIYLFGQFFQKPLECLTLAYYLPQNAGDIARRYIQDPQLLSFIDAECFIVSTVKALQTPMINASMVMCDRHYGGINYPVGGVGGIAKSLAKGLVQLGSEILYKANVTGIILDQGRAVGVRLSDKREFFAKTIISNATRWDTFGKLLKEEDLPKEEENFQKLYVKAPSFLSIHMGVKYDVLPPDTDCHHFVLEDDWARLEEPYGSIFLSIPTILDPSLCPEGRHILHIFTTSSIEDWEGLSRKDYEAKKERVADEIISRLEKKLFPGLMSSIVFKEVGTPKTHRRYLAREQGTYGPLPRRTPKGLLGMPFNTTAIDGLYCVGDSCFPGQGVIAVSFSGVMCAHRVAADIGLEKKSPVLDAALLGLLGWFRTLA; encoded by the exons ATGCACTTTCCCCACTTGCTAAGCTTCACTTCCACACCTGCCATGCACCTTTCTCAGTTTCCCAGTCACCACAGCCAGTCATCTGGCCATGTTCAGAGTCCCCACTTGGGTAAAACCAGACCCAGAAGTCAACAACCTCCGATTTCCACTTTAGGATGTTACAATGTTAAAGACTACTTGCAGACTCAAACACCCAAAAGGAAATTGAATCAAGGAAGTGGGTTGAGATATTCGAATTCGAAAAATAGGAGCTTTGCAGTGAGGTCCAGTTCAACATTGAGCGTAGATAAAGTGTTGGAGAGTGATGGAAAGGCAGGTGGGAAGAGTAAATATGATGCTATTGTTATAGGGTCAGGGATTGGAGGGTTGGTTGCAGCTACACAGTTGGCTGTGAAGGGTGccaaggttttggttttggagaagTATGTGATTCCTGGTGGGAGTTCTGGGTACTATGAGAGGGATGGTTATACTTTCGATGTTGGGTCTTCTGTCATGTTCGGTTTCAGCGATAAG GGCAATCTAAACTTGATAACACAAGCATTGGCAGCAGTGGGTTGTGAGATGCAGGTGATACCTGATCCAACTACTGTCCATTATCATCTACCGGATAATCTTTCTGTTCGAGTACACAGAGAATACAGTGAATTTATTTCAGAACTTACTGCTAAATTTCCCCATGAAAAGAATGggatcctaaaattcttcggtGAATGTTGGAAG GTTTTCAATGCCTTGAACTCTTTGGAACTGAAGTCACTTGAAGAGCCTATCTATCTTTTTGGACAGTTCTTTCAGAAGCCTCTTGAATGCTTGACACTAG CCTATTATTTGCCTCAAAATGCTGGGGACATAGCTCGTAGGTACATTCAGGATCCCCAACTGTTGTCTTTCATTGATGCGGAG TGTTTTATTGTGAGCACGGTCAAGGCTTTGCAGACACCGATGATCAATGCGAGCATG GTGATGTGTGACAGGCATTATGGTGGAATTAACTACCCTGTTGGTGGCGTTGGGGGAATTGCAAAGTCCTTGGCGAAAGGTCTGGTGCAGCTGGGCAGTGAGATACTTTACAAGGCCAATGTTACTGGCATCATACTTGATCAGGGTAGAGCT GTTGGAGTAAGGCTTTCAGACAAGAGGGAATTTTTTGCCAAAACCATAATATCAAATGCTACAAGATGGGATACCTTTG GAAAGCTGTTAAAAGAAGAAGACCTtccaaaagaagaggaaaacttTCAGAAACTTTATGTTAAGGcaccatcttttctttccatacaCATGGGGGTGAAATATGATGTTCTGCCACCAGATACAgattgccaccattttgtgctTGAG GATGATTGGGCAAGGTTAGAGGAGCCATACGGAAGTATATTTTTAAGCATTCCAACTATTCTTGATCCATCGTTATGCCCAGAAGGGCGGCATATTCTTCACATATTTACAACCTCTTCCATTGAGGACTGGGAG GGACTCTCTCGAAAGGACTATGAAGCAAAGAAGGAGCGTGTGGCAGATGAAATCATTAGCAGATTAGAGAAAAAACTATTTCCAGGGCTCATGTCATCTATCGTTTTTAAGGAG GTGGGAACGCCAAAGACACACAGGCGGTACCTGGCTCGTGAACAGGGTACTTATGGACCATTACCACGCAGAACTCCTAAGGGCTTATTGGGAATGCCATTCAACACAACA GCCATAGATGGTCTTTACTGTGTTGGTGATAGCTGCTTTCCGGGACAAGGTGTTATAGCTGTATCCTTCTCAGGAGTAATGTGTGCTCATCGTGTAGCTGCTGATATAG
- the LOC112191348 gene encoding prolycopene isomerase, chloroplastic isoform X5, with protein sequence MVILSMLGLLSCSVSAIRSGNLNLITQALAAVGCEMQVIPDPTTVHYHLPDNLSVRVHREYSEFISELTAKFPHEKNGILKFFGECWKVFNALNSLELKSLEEPIYLFGQFFQKPLECLTLAYYLPQNAGDIARRYIQDPQLLSFIDAECFIVSTVKALQTPMINASMVMCDRHYGGINYPVGGVGGIAKSLAKGLVQLGSEILYKANVTGIILDQGRAVGVRLSDKREFFAKTIISNATRWDTFGKLLKEEDLPKEEENFQKLYVKAPSFLSIHMGVKYDVLPPDTDCHHFVLEDDWARLEEPYGSIFLSIPTILDPSLCPEGRHILHIFTTSSIEDWEGLSRKDYEAKKERVADEIISRLEKKLFPGLMSSIVFKEVGTPKTHRRYLAREQGTYGPLPRRTPKGLLGMPFNTTAIDGLYCVGDSCFPGQGVIAVSFSGVMCAHRVAADIGLEKKSPVLDAALLGLLGWFRTLA encoded by the exons ATGGTTATACTTTCGATGTTGGGTCTTCTGTCATGTTCGGTTTCAGCGATAAGGTCA GGCAATCTAAACTTGATAACACAAGCATTGGCAGCAGTGGGTTGTGAGATGCAGGTGATACCTGATCCAACTACTGTCCATTATCATCTACCGGATAATCTTTCTGTTCGAGTACACAGAGAATACAGTGAATTTATTTCAGAACTTACTGCTAAATTTCCCCATGAAAAGAATGggatcctaaaattcttcggtGAATGTTGGAAG GTTTTCAATGCCTTGAACTCTTTGGAACTGAAGTCACTTGAAGAGCCTATCTATCTTTTTGGACAGTTCTTTCAGAAGCCTCTTGAATGCTTGACACTAG CCTATTATTTGCCTCAAAATGCTGGGGACATAGCTCGTAGGTACATTCAGGATCCCCAACTGTTGTCTTTCATTGATGCGGAG TGTTTTATTGTGAGCACGGTCAAGGCTTTGCAGACACCGATGATCAATGCGAGCATG GTGATGTGTGACAGGCATTATGGTGGAATTAACTACCCTGTTGGTGGCGTTGGGGGAATTGCAAAGTCCTTGGCGAAAGGTCTGGTGCAGCTGGGCAGTGAGATACTTTACAAGGCCAATGTTACTGGCATCATACTTGATCAGGGTAGAGCT GTTGGAGTAAGGCTTTCAGACAAGAGGGAATTTTTTGCCAAAACCATAATATCAAATGCTACAAGATGGGATACCTTTG GAAAGCTGTTAAAAGAAGAAGACCTtccaaaagaagaggaaaacttTCAGAAACTTTATGTTAAGGcaccatcttttctttccatacaCATGGGGGTGAAATATGATGTTCTGCCACCAGATACAgattgccaccattttgtgctTGAG GATGATTGGGCAAGGTTAGAGGAGCCATACGGAAGTATATTTTTAAGCATTCCAACTATTCTTGATCCATCGTTATGCCCAGAAGGGCGGCATATTCTTCACATATTTACAACCTCTTCCATTGAGGACTGGGAG GGACTCTCTCGAAAGGACTATGAAGCAAAGAAGGAGCGTGTGGCAGATGAAATCATTAGCAGATTAGAGAAAAAACTATTTCCAGGGCTCATGTCATCTATCGTTTTTAAGGAG GTGGGAACGCCAAAGACACACAGGCGGTACCTGGCTCGTGAACAGGGTACTTATGGACCATTACCACGCAGAACTCCTAAGGGCTTATTGGGAATGCCATTCAACACAACA GCCATAGATGGTCTTTACTGTGTTGGTGATAGCTGCTTTCCGGGACAAGGTGTTATAGCTGTATCCTTCTCAGGAGTAATGTGTGCTCATCGTGTAGCTGCTGATATAG